One segment of Brassica napus cultivar Da-Ae chromosome C3, Da-Ae, whole genome shotgun sequence DNA contains the following:
- the LOC106361610 gene encoding seipin-2-like, translated as MDSSSNPTITHDDELDRFLDAPDEFYYDCMPPTRRHSHRQYSSPSANPSAATLRRRNHRNSNRSDVETEPSSSSSNGFKLDDVIESTKDLIDLSPPEKDDDFAVTDSGQDRVDPIQESGEKTEESVDVADSDRVQEGVSLTEESTVTTVSDDREVDNARSSPPELHEPNPTDWSLLGYLVGLVFKAIEFQFNLFISLVKYPPLLLHWCFLFFFDPFSTIRLGRHFITTVITNKLSWFDDTKRVLNVACKCGWGLFWAVYVGAVLFGLLVLSLMLGGFMINRVADKPFVLKEVLNFDYTKNSPEAFVPITSCDGSCKESNEMLKIRGVRAIPRDHKLEITLSMTVPESEYNKNLGMFQVRVDFLSADGQTLNSIRRPCMLRFRSEPIRLVQTFLKMVPLVTGYVSEIQTLSLKLKGFAEKDIPTACLKVMIEQRAEFRPGAGIPELYDASLSLESDLPFFKKVIWKWRKTLYVWISMSLFVMELLFALVCCRPLVIPRTRSRDRPPSNSPGSG; from the exons ATGGACTCCTCATCAAACCCTACCATCACCCACGACGACGAACTCGATCGATTCCTCGACGCGCCCGATGAATTCTACTACGATTGCATGCCCCCGACCCGTCGCCATTCCCACCGTCAATACTCGTCTCCCTCGGCTAATCCCTCCGCCGCGACTCTCCGTCGGAGAAATCACCGGAACTCGAATCGCTCCGATGTAGAAACGGAGccgtcttcctcctcttccaaTGGATTCAAGCTCGATGACGTAATCGAATCAACCAAGGACCTAATTGACCTATCACCACCAGAGAAAGACGACGACTTTGCTGTAACTGATTCGGGTCAGGACCGGGTTGACCCGATTCAGGAAAGCGGAGAGAAAACAGAAGAATCCGTGGATGTAGCAGATTCGGATCGGGTTCAGGAAGGGGTTAGCTTGACCGAAGAATCAACGGTGACCACCGTAAGCGATGATCGGGAAGTTGACAATGCAAGATCATCACCACCGGAGCTCCATGAACCCAATCCAACGGATTGGTCTCTCCTTGGCTATTTGGTTGGGCTAGTATTCAAAGCAATCGAATTTCAATTCAATTTGTTCATCAGCCTTGTAAAGTATCCACCTTTGCTGCTCCACTGGTGCTTCCTCTTCTTTTTCGATCCCTTTAGCACCATTAGGCTTGGCAGACACTTTATAACGACAGTGATAACTAATAAGCTGAGCTGGTTCGATGATACCAAACGAGTGTTGAACGTTGCGTGCAAGTGTGGATGGGGTTTGTTTTGGGCTGTTTACGTAGGCGCTGTGTTGTTTGGCTTGTTGGTTTTGTCGCTTATGCTTGGTGGGTTTATGATCAACCGCGTAGCTGATAAACCGTTTGTACTCAAGGAGGTATTGAATTTCGATTACACTAAGAATAGTCCAGAAGCATTTGTGCCCATCACCTCGTGTGATGGTAGTTGCAAGGAGAGTAATGAAATGTTGAAGATCAGAGGGGTTCGAGCTATCCCTCGTGACCACAAGCTAGAGATCACTCTTTCGATGACGGTACCTGAGTCTGAGTATAATAAAAACCTCGGCATGTTTCAG GTTCGAGTGGATTTTTTATCTGCGGATGGTCAAACGCTTAATAGCATAAGGCGTCCGTGCATGTTGAGATTCAGAAGCGAGCCTATCCGTCTAGTTCAGACATTCTTGAAAATGGTTCCGTTAGTTACAGGATACGTCTCCGAGATACAAACCTTGAGCTTGAAGCTGAAAGGCTTTGCGGAAAAGGACATTCCCACTGCTTGCTTAAAGGTAATGATCGAACAACGGGCTGAGTTTCGACCCGGTGCAGGTATTCCAGAGCTGTACGACGCATCCCTCTCGCTTGAATCGGATCTTCCTTTCTTCAAAAAGGTTATATGGAAATGGCGGAAGACTTTGTACGTATGGATCAGCATGAGTTTGTTCGTTATGGAGTTGCTTTTCGCGTTGGTTTGTTGCAGACCTCTGGTAATACCAAGAACACGAAGTAGAGACAGACCGCCTTCAAATTCGCCTGGAagtggatga